The following coding sequences are from one Beggiatoa alba B18LD window:
- the pheS gene encoding phenylalanine--tRNA ligase subunit alpha, with product MNDLSQLITQAQDAIKNAGDLNALDQLRVHFLGKKGVLTEQLKQLGKLPPEERPHAGQVINEAKTAIQSLLETRHTVLQSAALEAQLAADKIDVTLSGRGQVSGGLHPITLTRQRIQDLFVQLGFSVEEGPEVESDYYNFEALNIPSYHPARAMHDTFYFDAHTLLRTHTSPVQIRTMEQRQPPLRIIAPGRVYRCDSDQTHTPMFHQVEGLMVDEGVSLADLKGILHDFLQRFFERDLAIRVRPSYFPFTEPSAEVDVEWIGKNGERRWLEILGCGMVHPNVFKAVGFDTEKYTGFAFGMGIERLAMLRYGVNDLRLFFENDLRFLRQFN from the coding sequence ATGAACGACCTCAGCCAACTGATTACGCAAGCCCAAGACGCTATTAAAAACGCAGGTGATTTGAACGCACTAGACCAGTTAAGGGTGCATTTTTTGGGCAAAAAAGGGGTCTTAACTGAACAGTTAAAACAATTAGGCAAATTACCCCCTGAAGAACGTCCCCACGCGGGGCAAGTGATTAATGAAGCAAAAACGGCTATTCAATCCTTGCTCGAAACTCGTCATACCGTATTGCAGTCTGCTGCGTTAGAAGCGCAATTAGCGGCGGATAAAATTGATGTGACTTTGTCAGGACGTGGACAGGTCAGTGGTGGTTTACACCCGATTACATTAACACGCCAACGAATTCAGGATTTATTCGTGCAGTTAGGTTTTAGTGTTGAGGAAGGCCCTGAAGTTGAATCCGATTATTATAATTTCGAAGCCTTAAATATTCCGTCTTATCATCCTGCACGGGCAATGCACGATACCTTTTATTTTGATGCACATACCCTATTACGCACGCATACCTCCCCTGTGCAAATTCGGACGATGGAGCAACGTCAGCCACCATTACGGATTATCGCGCCAGGGCGGGTTTATCGGTGCGATTCTGACCAAACCCATACGCCGATGTTTCACCAAGTAGAAGGATTAATGGTGGATGAAGGGGTTTCTTTAGCTGATTTAAAAGGCATTCTGCATGATTTCCTACAACGCTTTTTCGAGCGTGATTTAGCCATTCGGGTTCGTCCTTCTTATTTCCCCTTTACTGAACCTTCTGCGGAAGTGGATGTCGAGTGGATTGGTAAGAATGGGGAACGTCGCTGGCTGGAAATCTTAGGCTGTGGCATGGTGCATCCAAATGTGTTTAAAGCCGTTGGGTTTGATACGGAAAAATATACAGGCTTTGCTTTTGGAATGGGGATTGAGCGTTTAGCCATGTTGCGTTACGGCGTGAATGACTTACGTTTATTTTTTGAAAACGATTTACGCTTTTTACGCCAGTTTAATTAA
- a CDS encoding prephenate dehydrogenase, translating to MFIQRLAILGVGLIGGSLARALKRAQVCAEVIGCGRQLDNLQEALRLGVIDHYTTDIAEAVRDADVVVVAVPLGQMASVFSSIRPALAPHAIITDVGSAKASVVEEAYQHLGEHLGRFVPAHPIAGTEKSGVAASFASLFENRRVILTPLAETDPQATALVTQLWQHTGAEVVNMSVEHHDEVLAATSHLPHVLAYSLVDTLAQMEDRREIFRFAAGGFRDFTRIASSDPKMWHDICLANRSAILHVLAQFNADLAELADAIEHGDSAHILSIFSRAKMARDKFSG from the coding sequence ATGTTTATTCAACGTCTTGCAATTCTCGGGGTTGGGCTGATTGGTGGCTCTTTAGCACGTGCGTTAAAACGGGCGCAAGTGTGTGCTGAAGTCATAGGCTGTGGACGACAACTTGATAATTTACAAGAAGCGTTGCGCTTGGGGGTTATTGACCATTACACGACAGATATAGCAGAGGCGGTACGCGATGCCGATGTCGTCGTTGTTGCAGTCCCGTTGGGACAAATGGCTTCTGTTTTTTCTAGCATTCGTCCTGCCCTTGCACCTCATGCAATTATTACAGACGTTGGTAGCGCGAAAGCCAGCGTTGTTGAAGAAGCCTATCAGCATTTAGGCGAGCATTTAGGGCGTTTTGTGCCCGCTCATCCGATTGCAGGGACTGAAAAAAGTGGCGTAGCGGCTTCGTTCGCCAGTCTTTTTGAAAATCGGCGTGTGATTTTAACCCCATTAGCGGAAACAGACCCTCAAGCGACTGCATTAGTGACGCAGTTGTGGCAACACACAGGTGCAGAAGTGGTAAACATGAGCGTTGAGCATCATGATGAGGTGCTGGCGGCAACCAGTCATTTGCCCCATGTATTGGCTTATAGCTTGGTGGATACATTGGCTCAAATGGAAGACCGCCGTGAAATTTTCCGTTTTGCAGCGGGTGGCTTTCGGGATTTTACCCGTATTGCATCTAGTGACCCTAAAATGTGGCATGACATCTGTTTAGCCAATCGCAGTGCGATTTTGCATGTATTAGCGCAATTTAACGCGGATTTAGCTGAGTTAGCTGATGCAATTGAACATGGTGATAGTGCGCATATTCTCTCGATTTTTAGTCGTGCCAAAATGGCCCGCGACAAATTTTCTG